In Rhizobium gallicum bv. gallicum R602sp, the following proteins share a genomic window:
- a CDS encoding helix-turn-helix domain-containing protein → MNKAVNAKEPSAVDIEVGRRIRMQRRVLGMSQSALAERVSVTFQQVQKYEKGSNRVGASRLQGIADCLNVPVSFFFEGMAGADESEPGLVKGMDDLTGFISTAEGLALNRAFLAVKDARIRQKIVGLVKSLASLEGDD, encoded by the coding sequence ATGAATAAAGCCGTTAATGCGAAGGAGCCAAGTGCAGTCGACATAGAAGTTGGAAGGCGAATCCGTATGCAACGACGGGTGCTGGGCATGAGCCAGTCAGCGCTTGCTGAACGGGTCAGTGTCACATTTCAGCAGGTGCAGAAATACGAGAAGGGCAGCAACCGGGTGGGGGCGAGCCGGCTTCAGGGCATTGCCGACTGTCTGAACGTGCCTGTTTCATTCTTTTTTGAAGGAATGGCGGGAGCGGATGAAAGTGAACCAGGTTTAGTGAAGGGCATGGACGATCTGACGGGATTTATTTCCACCGCCGAGGGGCTCGCGCTAAACCGCGCATTCCTTGCTGTAAAAGACGCCAGAATACGGCAAAAGATCGTGGGTTTGGTAAAGTCGCTTGCGTCGCTGGAAGGCGACGACTGA